A stretch of Vibrio maritimus DNA encodes these proteins:
- the priA gene encoding primosomal protein N' has protein sequence MRPNVARVALPVPLDKQFDYLVPAHLFPVVGGRVSVPFGPKTLVGIVMQFSHESEFPIDKLKPIKAALDTAPVWSKPLFDLISWCSLYYQHPLGDTLSNALPAALRKGKPAEFAATVEWQITEAGKTQLMSGFGRAVKQAKVMHMLESGPCSHQLFIDSDVSTSVLKTLTEKGWITSIERQTQPTHWPEAICNDPVDLRLNAEQAVAIASVNSQTEFGCYLLEGVTGSGKTEVYLQMIKPILERGQQALVLVPEIGLTPQTINRFRKRFNVPIEVVHSGLNDTERLNAWLSARDKVAGIVIGTRSALLTPFADLGIIIVDEEHDTSYKQQDSLRYHARDVAVMRANKEQIPIILGSATPSIETLQNALAGKYHHLILSQRAGLAVPTTNKVIDVKGQFLEAGLSAPLIAELRRHLEAGNQVMLFLNRRGFSPALMCHECGWTAECHRCDAYYTYHQSSNEIRCHHCGSQRPIVHQCEGCGSHQLVTVGVGTEQLEAQLESLFPEYNTIRIDRDSTRRKGSLEAALNAIKNNEYQILIGTQMLAKGHHFPNVTLVALLDVDGSLYSSDFRASERLAQLFIQVAGRAGRASKPGEVLLQTHHPEHPLLQSLLHKDYRHFAETVIEERKLAQLPPFSFLTLVRAEANNSNDVETFLRQVRYSLEAHPLFDSACMVLGPTPAPIAKRAGKARWQLMLQVPSRPQMQKIITAAKPVIAQLPLAKKVRWSLDIEPQDLS, from the coding sequence ATGCGCCCAAATGTCGCTCGAGTGGCTCTTCCAGTCCCACTTGATAAACAGTTTGACTACCTCGTCCCTGCCCACCTTTTTCCTGTGGTTGGCGGGCGCGTATCTGTTCCATTTGGACCAAAAACGCTCGTCGGTATTGTGATGCAGTTTAGCCATGAGTCTGAGTTTCCAATAGACAAACTCAAGCCGATAAAAGCAGCATTAGATACCGCGCCGGTTTGGTCTAAACCTCTTTTTGACCTTATCTCATGGTGCAGCCTTTATTACCAGCATCCACTCGGCGACACCTTGAGTAACGCCCTACCCGCAGCTCTTAGAAAAGGCAAGCCAGCTGAATTTGCCGCAACCGTGGAGTGGCAGATCACAGAAGCTGGCAAGACTCAATTAATGTCTGGCTTTGGGCGAGCGGTGAAGCAAGCCAAAGTCATGCATATGTTGGAATCTGGTCCGTGTTCGCATCAGCTGTTTATCGACAGTGACGTCAGCACTAGCGTCCTTAAGACACTGACGGAAAAAGGCTGGATCACGTCGATAGAGAGACAGACGCAACCCACTCATTGGCCAGAGGCGATCTGCAACGATCCTGTCGATCTTCGCTTGAATGCCGAACAAGCCGTGGCGATAGCGTCGGTTAACAGTCAGACTGAGTTTGGCTGCTACCTGCTTGAAGGCGTCACGGGTTCAGGCAAGACTGAAGTCTACCTGCAGATGATTAAGCCCATACTGGAGCGCGGACAGCAAGCTTTGGTGTTGGTGCCGGAGATTGGCCTTACTCCGCAAACCATCAATCGCTTTCGTAAACGTTTTAATGTGCCCATTGAGGTTGTCCACTCTGGTCTTAATGATACGGAGCGACTCAACGCGTGGTTAAGTGCACGCGACAAAGTGGCGGGTATTGTTATCGGTACGCGCTCGGCGCTACTTACGCCATTTGCCGACCTCGGCATTATTATTGTCGACGAGGAGCACGACACCTCATACAAGCAGCAAGACAGCCTGCGTTACCATGCCCGTGACGTCGCGGTAATGCGTGCTAACAAAGAGCAGATCCCGATTATTCTTGGCTCTGCCACGCCATCTATCGAAACGCTGCAAAATGCGCTGGCAGGCAAGTATCATCATTTAATTCTGAGCCAACGAGCAGGACTTGCGGTGCCGACGACCAATAAAGTCATTGACGTCAAAGGTCAGTTTCTAGAAGCCGGACTATCAGCGCCACTGATTGCTGAGCTGCGCCGCCATTTAGAAGCGGGCAACCAGGTGATGTTATTCCTCAACCGCCGTGGATTTAGCCCAGCCCTGATGTGCCACGAATGTGGCTGGACAGCAGAGTGTCACCGCTGTGATGCCTATTACACCTATCATCAGTCGAGTAACGAGATCCGCTGCCACCATTGTGGTTCACAGCGCCCTATTGTTCATCAGTGTGAGGGTTGCGGCTCGCATCAATTGGTTACCGTGGGCGTCGGGACAGAGCAGCTTGAAGCTCAGCTTGAAAGCCTGTTTCCTGAATACAATACCATTCGTATTGACCGAGACAGCACCAGACGCAAAGGCAGCCTAGAAGCGGCGCTCAATGCCATCAAGAACAATGAGTACCAGATCTTGATTGGTACCCAGATGCTAGCCAAAGGACACCACTTCCCTAACGTCACATTGGTCGCTCTACTCGATGTCGATGGCTCACTCTATAGCAGCGATTTTCGCGCGTCAGAGCGTTTAGCGCAGCTGTTTATTCAAGTTGCTGGGCGTGCGGGACGCGCGAGCAAGCCGGGTGAAGTGCTGCTGCAAACTCACCACCCAGAGCACCCACTGCTGCAAAGCCTACTTCATAAAGATTATCGCCATTTTGCCGAGACCGTGATTGAAGAGCGTAAACTGGCACAGTTGCCTCCATTTAGCTTCCTAACCCTAGTTCGCGCCGAGGCCAATAACAGCAATGACGTCGAGACCTTCTTACGTCAGGTTCGTTACTCATTAGAAGCTCATCCACTGTTTGATAGCGCTTGCATGGTGCTAGGTCCAACCCCAGCACCGATAGCAAAACGCGCAGGAAAAGCGCGCTGGCAACTCATGCTTCAAGTTCCCTCAAGACCACAGATGCAAAAAATCATCACTGCAGCCAAACCGGTTATCGCGCAATTACCGCTGGCGAAAAAGGTACGTTGGTCATTAGATATCGAGCCACAAGATTTAAGTTAA
- the rpmE gene encoding 50S ribosomal protein L31, which yields MKAGIHPEYKAVTATCSCGNTFEFNSTLGKDSIHLDVCDKCHPFYTGKQRIVDTGGRVDRFNKRFGALSSKK from the coding sequence ATGAAAGCTGGTATCCACCCAGAATACAAAGCTGTAACAGCAACTTGCTCTTGCGGCAACACATTCGAATTCAACTCTACTCTAGGTAAAGATTCTATCCACCTAGACGTATGTGACAAGTGCCACCCATTCTACACTGGTAAGCAACGTATCGTTGATACTGGCGGCCGTGTTGATCGCTTCAACAAGCGTTTCGGTGCTCTATCTAGCAAGAAGTAA
- a CDS encoding malic enzyme-like NAD(P)-binding protein, translating to MSDDHQIDEFRQQALDYHANPVPGKIEVALTKPANSAADLALAYSPGVAEPVREIAQNAENVYKYTAKGNMVAVISNGTAILGLGNLGPMASKPVMEGKALLFKRFAGLDSIDIEVKHRTIDEFVDTVANISDTFGGINLEDIKAPDCFEIERRLIERCDVPVFHDDQHGTAIVTAAGMLNAIELQGKDLKETTIVCLGAGAAAIACMELLIKCGAMREKIYMLDRKGVIHTRRDDLNEYKELFANNTDKRTLEDVIEGADLFLGVSGPDLLPPEALKLMADKPIVFACSNPDPEIKPELAHQVRDDLIMGTGRSDYPNQVNNVLCFPFIFRGALDVRASEINDEMKLAAVEAIRELAKEPVPQDVLNAAGVEALTFGKDYIIPKPMDPRLLPRVAKAVAKAAVESGVARIELPDSYMA from the coding sequence ATGTCCGATGACCATCAAATTGACGAATTTCGCCAGCAAGCGCTTGATTACCATGCCAACCCTGTACCTGGAAAAATCGAAGTAGCATTAACTAAACCCGCCAACTCAGCAGCTGATCTCGCACTGGCCTACAGCCCTGGTGTTGCAGAACCTGTGCGTGAAATCGCGCAAAATGCCGAGAATGTTTATAAATACACTGCGAAAGGCAATATGGTCGCAGTGATCTCTAACGGTACCGCAATCCTAGGTCTCGGTAACCTAGGTCCAATGGCTTCTAAGCCAGTTATGGAAGGTAAAGCCTTACTGTTTAAACGCTTCGCGGGCCTAGATTCCATTGATATTGAAGTAAAACACCGCACTATCGATGAGTTCGTAGATACGGTTGCGAACATCTCAGACACCTTTGGTGGTATTAACCTAGAAGATATTAAGGCACCAGACTGTTTTGAGATTGAACGACGCCTTATCGAGCGTTGTGATGTGCCGGTATTCCACGATGACCAGCACGGTACGGCGATTGTTACTGCTGCAGGCATGCTCAACGCTATCGAGCTTCAGGGCAAAGATCTGAAAGAAACCACTATTGTCTGTCTAGGTGCAGGCGCGGCGGCGATCGCGTGTATGGAGCTGTTGATCAAATGTGGCGCGATGCGTGAGAAGATCTACATGCTGGATCGCAAAGGTGTGATCCACACTCGTCGTGACGATCTTAACGAATACAAAGAGCTGTTTGCCAACAACACTGATAAGCGCACGCTAGAAGATGTGATCGAAGGCGCGGACCTATTCTTAGGTGTATCGGGTCCTGATTTGTTGCCACCAGAAGCACTTAAGCTGATGGCGGACAAGCCAATCGTATTTGCGTGTTCAAACCCAGATCCAGAAATCAAACCTGAGCTTGCTCATCAGGTTCGTGATGACCTAATTATGGGTACAGGTCGTTCAGACTACCCGAACCAGGTAAACAACGTGCTGTGTTTCCCGTTTATCTTCCGTGGCGCTCTTGATGTGCGTGCAAGTGAGATTAATGATGAGATGAAACTGGCAGCGGTAGAAGCGATTCGTGAGCTAGCGAAAGAACCTGTACCACAAGACGTACTTAATGCCGCGGGTGTTGAGGCGTTGACCTTTGGTAAGGACTACATCATTCCAAAACCAATGGATCCACGTTTGCTTCCTCGTGTGGCTAAAGCGGTAGCGAAAGCCGCGGTTGAATCTGGTGTGGCTCGTATTGAGTTGCCTGATAGCTATATGGCTTAA
- the metJ gene encoding met regulon transcriptional regulator MetJ: protein MADWNGEYISPYAEHGKKSEQVKKITVSIPLKVLKVLTDERTRRQINNLRHATNSELLCEAFLHAYTGQPLPTDEDLRKDRPDDIPTEAKELMTAMGIEFEAFDEE, encoded by the coding sequence ATGGCAGATTGGAATGGTGAATACATTAGCCCATATGCGGAGCACGGTAAGAAAAGCGAGCAGGTAAAAAAAATCACAGTGTCTATCCCGCTGAAGGTGCTAAAGGTATTGACCGATGAGCGTACTCGTCGCCAAATCAATAACCTACGCCATGCAACCAACAGTGAACTCTTGTGCGAAGCTTTCCTGCACGCCTACACTGGCCAGCCGCTTCCAACCGACGAAGATTTAAGAAAAGACCGTCCTGATGATATCCCAACAGAAGCGAAAGAGCTGATGACGGCGATGGGGATTGAGTTTGAAGCGTTTGATGAAGAGTAA
- a CDS encoding O-succinylhomoserine (thiol)-lyase → MSNRKPATIAVRTGIESDTQHHAVVPPIYLSTNYGFPAFGEVPTYDYTRSGNPNRGLLETALYELESGKGAVVTNCGTSALNLWVSAFLGPEDTIIAPHDCYGGTYRLFNTRAQKGDFKVNFVDQSDEQAFDAALEQKPKLILLETPSNPLVRVVDIAAVCEKAKKVGALVAVDNTFLTPVYQKPLELGADFVIHSTTKYINGHSDVIGGVVITKTEEHAEELAWWGNCIGATGTPFDSYMTLRGIRTLGARMRVHEESSQQILDFLKPQPLVKVIYHPSLPEHPGHEIAKKQQSGFGSMLSFEFAGSFEQLKYFVGELELFSLAESLGGVESLICHPASMTHRAMGEEALAEAGVSQQLLRLSVGLEDAQDLIDDLAQAFEKASAFKG, encoded by the coding sequence ATGAGCAATCGGAAGCCAGCGACAATAGCCGTACGTACTGGTATCGAATCGGATACCCAGCATCACGCTGTGGTGCCACCTATTTATCTCTCTACTAACTATGGTTTCCCTGCGTTTGGGGAAGTGCCGACTTACGATTACACCCGCTCAGGAAACCCAAACCGAGGTTTGTTAGAAACTGCTTTGTATGAGCTGGAGTCTGGTAAAGGCGCGGTAGTGACGAACTGTGGTACTTCTGCACTCAATCTTTGGGTTTCTGCTTTCTTAGGTCCAGAAGACACAATTATTGCTCCCCATGACTGTTATGGTGGCACGTACCGCTTGTTCAACACGCGTGCGCAAAAAGGTGACTTCAAGGTTAATTTTGTCGACCAAAGTGACGAGCAAGCCTTCGATGCTGCGCTTGAGCAAAAACCAAAACTTATCTTGCTTGAAACGCCGTCTAACCCACTTGTGCGTGTTGTCGATATTGCCGCCGTGTGTGAAAAAGCGAAAAAGGTCGGTGCGCTTGTAGCAGTAGACAATACCTTTTTGACACCTGTGTACCAAAAGCCTCTCGAGCTTGGCGCAGACTTTGTGATTCACTCAACGACCAAGTATATCAACGGTCACTCTGACGTGATTGGTGGCGTGGTGATCACCAAAACGGAAGAGCATGCAGAAGAGCTCGCATGGTGGGGCAACTGCATCGGTGCGACGGGTACGCCTTTTGATAGCTACATGACTTTGCGCGGTATTCGTACCCTTGGCGCACGTATGCGCGTCCATGAAGAAAGCTCGCAACAGATCCTAGATTTTCTTAAGCCGCAACCATTGGTAAAAGTGATTTATCACCCAAGCCTGCCTGAGCACCCTGGTCATGAGATTGCTAAGAAGCAGCAGTCTGGCTTTGGCTCTATGTTGAGCTTTGAGTTCGCGGGTAGCTTTGAGCAGCTTAAGTACTTTGTTGGTGAGCTAGAGCTATTCTCGCTCGCAGAGTCTCTTGGCGGCGTCGAAAGTCTGATTTGTCACCCAGCGTCTATGACGCACCGTGCGATGGGCGAAGAAGCACTAGCCGAAGCGGGCGTTTCTCAGCAGCTCCTTCGCCTCTCTGTTGGTCTAGAGGACGCGCAAGATCTGATTGATGACCTTGCCCAAGCGTTTGAGAAAGCATCTGCATTTAAAGGATAA
- a CDS encoding bifunctional aspartate kinase/homoserine dehydrogenase II, with protein MSQSSTLNNKQGKQLHKFGGSSLADPECYRRVVSILKDYSNEEDLIVVSAAGKTTNRLIEFLDALNKDGRIAHEHLQALRQFQTELVESLLTGEEAEGLVSQLHDEFSTLGELSYPLTDAERASVLGHGEVWSSRLLAALLRQSDLPAVAQDARAFLRAEFGTQPEVDRAKSYPLIKEVLAQHAHHRVVITGFMAQSECGETVLLGRNGSDYSATVIGALAEVSCVTIWSDVAGVYSADPRVVSDACLLPLLRLDEASELARLAAPVLHSRTLQPVAQSAMDLNLRCSYQPESGSTRIERVLASGRGAKIITSLDEVLLIELAFGAGHDFERAQTEVLNSLKRAQLAPLAFEAQADQSRIRLAYTAEIASGALTELQDLAIEAEIKLKEGYSMLAAVGAGVTKNANHCFGFYQQLKHAPVEFISEAESQLSLAAVLRKSDIQPLVKSVHTQLFQAQKRVAVALCGKGNIGSSWLSLFKEQKSELEKRRGMSFNLVAVIDSQTYWFDEDGIDEQQVLARYEDEAIEYQGDIWLQRLAALQGYDEGVVLDVTASAALAERYVSIAEHGLHLISANKVAGSAPSNDYHAVQDAFSKTGRHWLYNATVGAGLPINHTVRDLRESGDDIVALSGIFSGTLSWLFQQFDGSVPFAELVDLAWQQGLTEPDPRSDLDGSDVMRKLVILARESGLDIEPDAVEVESLVPEELAELSLEGFFEKATLLSEILQERLEKAQREDKVLRYVARLDRQGKARVGIEALSKEHALANLLPCDNIFAIESKWYKDNPLVIRGPGAGREVTAGAIQSDLNLMSSFF; from the coding sequence ATGAGTCAAAGCAGTACCCTGAATAACAAACAAGGTAAGCAGTTGCACAAATTTGGCGGCAGCAGCTTAGCGGACCCTGAATGTTATCGCCGTGTGGTCTCTATCTTAAAGGACTACTCTAATGAAGAAGACCTTATCGTGGTCTCGGCGGCGGGTAAAACCACTAACCGTCTAATCGAATTTCTAGATGCGCTCAATAAAGATGGGCGCATTGCGCACGAGCACCTACAGGCGCTTCGTCAGTTTCAGACTGAGCTGGTGGAGTCACTACTAACAGGTGAAGAAGCCGAAGGTCTTGTGTCTCAGTTACACGATGAGTTTAGCACGCTTGGTGAGCTTAGCTATCCGCTCACAGACGCTGAGCGCGCATCGGTACTAGGACATGGCGAGGTGTGGTCTTCACGTCTACTGGCAGCACTGCTTAGACAGAGCGATTTGCCTGCAGTGGCACAAGACGCAAGAGCCTTCCTTCGCGCTGAGTTCGGCACTCAGCCAGAGGTAGACCGCGCTAAATCGTACCCGCTGATCAAAGAAGTATTGGCGCAACATGCGCATCACCGTGTCGTGATCACTGGCTTTATGGCGCAAAGTGAATGCGGCGAAACCGTGCTGCTGGGTCGTAATGGCTCTGACTATTCTGCTACTGTCATTGGCGCATTGGCGGAAGTGTCATGCGTGACGATTTGGAGTGACGTGGCAGGTGTGTACAGCGCGGATCCACGCGTGGTGAGCGATGCATGTCTATTGCCTTTGCTGCGTTTAGATGAAGCCAGCGAATTGGCACGTCTTGCAGCACCTGTATTGCACAGTCGTACGCTTCAGCCTGTTGCTCAAAGCGCGATGGACTTGAATCTACGCTGTAGCTATCAGCCTGAGTCCGGGTCAACACGCATTGAGCGTGTGCTTGCATCGGGGCGCGGCGCAAAAATTATCACGTCACTCGATGAAGTACTGCTTATTGAACTGGCATTTGGTGCGGGTCACGATTTTGAACGTGCACAGACTGAAGTGCTTAATAGTCTTAAGCGCGCACAGTTGGCACCGTTAGCGTTTGAAGCGCAGGCGGACCAATCTAGAATTCGCCTTGCTTATACCGCGGAAATTGCCTCTGGCGCGCTTACTGAGCTGCAAGACCTAGCGATTGAAGCGGAAATTAAGCTAAAAGAAGGCTATTCCATGCTGGCTGCGGTAGGGGCGGGCGTGACTAAAAATGCCAATCACTGTTTTGGCTTCTATCAGCAACTTAAACATGCGCCAGTTGAGTTCATCTCCGAAGCTGAGTCGCAATTGAGTCTTGCAGCTGTGCTACGTAAGTCAGACATTCAACCTCTCGTGAAGTCGGTCCATACTCAGCTATTCCAAGCGCAAAAGCGTGTTGCGGTGGCGCTGTGCGGTAAGGGCAATATTGGCTCAAGCTGGTTATCTCTATTTAAAGAGCAGAAAAGCGAGCTCGAGAAACGCCGTGGTATGAGTTTCAACTTAGTCGCAGTTATCGATAGCCAGACTTATTGGTTTGATGAAGATGGCATCGACGAGCAGCAGGTGCTCGCGCGCTATGAAGATGAAGCGATTGAATACCAAGGTGACATCTGGCTACAGCGCCTAGCGGCACTTCAAGGCTACGACGAAGGCGTGGTGTTAGACGTAACAGCGAGTGCGGCACTGGCGGAAAGATACGTCAGCATCGCAGAGCATGGTCTCCACCTTATCTCAGCAAACAAGGTTGCGGGCTCTGCTCCAAGTAATGACTATCACGCCGTGCAAGATGCGTTTTCGAAAACCGGTCGTCACTGGCTCTACAATGCCACTGTGGGCGCGGGGTTACCAATAAACCATACCGTTCGTGACCTTCGTGAAAGTGGTGATGATATCGTTGCGCTTTCAGGGATATTCTCAGGCACCTTGTCGTGGTTGTTCCAGCAGTTTGACGGCTCTGTACCATTTGCTGAGCTTGTCGACCTAGCGTGGCAGCAGGGCTTAACCGAGCCGGACCCTCGCTCAGATCTTGATGGCTCTGATGTGATGCGTAAGCTCGTTATCTTAGCTCGTGAATCGGGGCTCGATATCGAGCCTGACGCCGTCGAAGTGGAATCTTTGGTTCCTGAAGAGCTTGCTGAGCTATCGCTAGAGGGCTTCTTTGAGAAAGCCACACTGCTTAGTGAGATCTTGCAAGAGCGTTTAGAGAAGGCTCAACGTGAAGACAAAGTGCTGCGATACGTTGCTCGTTTAGATCGACAAGGTAAGGCTCGTGTAGGGATTGAAGCGCTATCGAAAGAGCATGCGCTGGCAAACCTTTTACCTTGCGACAATATCTTTGCGATTGAGAGTAAGTGGTACAAAGATAATCCGTTGGTTATTCGTGGTCCTGGTGCTGGGCGTGAAGTGACGGCTGGAGCGATTCAGTCGGATTTGAATTTGATGTCGAGCTTTTTTTGA